A genomic region of Lonchura striata isolate bLonStr1 chromosome 8, bLonStr1.mat, whole genome shotgun sequence contains the following coding sequences:
- the FAM237A gene encoding protein FAM237A → MDLGSRGRIHCTMRLTCSLLLMAVFCVTPFLCHSQIDPLALGRADPQCWESSSAVLLEMRKPHISDSVSGFWDFMIFLKSSENLKHGALFWDLAQLFWDIYVDCVLSRTHGLGRRQLSEAARSQKMATLRSQFTGRNQGTFSHIQRSPVLKNKESFEDLINIHIHKSRSILLGRIIGELGKKRKLHV, encoded by the exons ATGGATCTTGGAAGCAGAGGAAGAATCCACTGCACCATGAGACTCACCTGCTCTCTCTTACTCATGGCAGTGTTCTGTGTGACACCTTTCCTCTGCCATAGTCAAATTGATCCACTGGCCCTTGGGCGGGCAGATCCCCAGTGCTGGGAATCCTCCTCGGCTGTTTTACTGGAGATGAGGAAGCCTCACatttctgactctgtcagtggcTTTTGGGACTTCATGATCTTTCTGAAATCCTCAGAGAACCTGAAACACGGGGCTTTGTTCTGGGACCTGGCTCAGCTCTTCTGGGATATCTATGTGGACTGTGTGCTCTCCAGAACCCATGGGCTGGGGAGAAGGCAGCTGtcagaagctgccagaagccaGAAGATGGCTACTCTACGTTCTCAGTTCACAGGGAGAAACCAAG GAACATTTTCTCATATTCAGAGGTCACCAGTTCTGAAGAACAAAGAGTCATTTGAAGATTTAATAAATATCCATATACATAAGAGTAGATCTATATTACTTGGAAGAATCATTGGAGAGctaggaaaaaagaggaaattacATGTTTAG